In Flavobacterium okayamense, a single window of DNA contains:
- the pepE gene encoding dipeptidase PepE: protein MKNLIIASTSTLHNGSYLEYLLPELEIHFKEASTILFIPYARPSGISHDEYTTKVREAFTKIGKKVKGIHEFENPKEAVNNAEGIFTGGGNTFLLVSELYRNEIIDTLEKKIKNGTPYLGTSAGSNICGLTIGTTNDMPIIYPPSFRTLGMVPFNINPHYLDPDTNSTHMGETRETRINEFHKFNPQPVIGLREGSWLDVKENKIILKGNLTARWFVVGKTPIELEPETNIFEIL, encoded by the coding sequence ATGAAAAATCTTATAATAGCTAGCACTTCAACACTTCATAATGGAAGTTATTTAGAATATCTCTTACCAGAATTAGAAATTCATTTTAAAGAAGCTTCAACAATACTTTTTATTCCATACGCTCGTCCTAGTGGAATATCTCATGATGAATACACTACTAAAGTCAGGGAAGCTTTTACCAAAATTGGTAAAAAAGTTAAAGGTATACATGAGTTTGAAAATCCTAAAGAAGCTGTAAATAATGCCGAAGGAATTTTTACAGGTGGCGGAAATACTTTTCTTCTAGTTAGCGAATTATATAGAAATGAAATCATTGATACTTTGGAGAAAAAAATTAAAAACGGAACACCTTATTTAGGCACAAGTGCTGGTAGTAACATATGCGGTTTAACTATTGGCACCACCAATGACATGCCTATCATTTATCCACCAAGTTTTAGAACACTTGGAATGGTTCCATTTAATATAAATCCACATTATTTAGATCCTGATACTAACTCTACTCATATGGGAGAAACAAGGGAAACAAGAATTAATGAATTTCATAAATTTAATCCACAACCAGTAATTGGATTAAGAGAAGGAAGTTGGTTGGATGTAAAAGAAAACAAAATTATATTAAAAGGAAATTTAACAGCTCGTTGGTTTGTTGTTGGAAAAACTCCAATAGAACTAGAACCTGAAACAAATATTTTCGAAATATTATAA
- a CDS encoding GNAT family N-acetyltransferase: MKIVKKIKTIDTYPVRHLVLRKGKPIESCSFTGDDEETTIHLGVFYKEKIIGIASLFKIDNASFKESNQFQLRGMAVLDEFRKEGIGTLLINEAEKICKSNSSDLLWFNARESAVPFYLKLNFKTFGTKFEINGIGPHYVMYKNI, translated from the coding sequence ATGAAAATTGTAAAAAAAATAAAAACAATTGATACTTACCCTGTTAGACATTTAGTTTTAAGAAAAGGTAAGCCTATAGAGTCTTGCTCTTTCACTGGTGATGACGAAGAAACTACTATTCATTTAGGAGTTTTTTACAAAGAAAAAATCATTGGAATTGCATCTTTATTTAAGATTGACAATGCAAGTTTTAAAGAATCCAATCAATTTCAGCTAAGAGGAATGGCCGTTTTAGATGAATTTAGAAAAGAGGGAATTGGCACATTACTAATAAATGAAGCCGAAAAAATATGTAAATCAAATTCATCAGATCTACTTTGGTTTAACGCTCGTGAATCTGCAGTTCCATTTTATTTAAAGTTAAATTTTAAAACTTTTGGTACAAAATTTGAAATAAACGGTATTGGACCCCATTATGTAATGTATAAAAATATATGA
- a CDS encoding L,D-transpeptidase family protein encodes MKIKITLLTFLIITFVSCKKDNSPIAVDNNDLIKDAETNVIIRPIPNEVLETLDDSIKLYYTKLNNFEIWYDKENRADLINEIKLCSHEGLEANDYNFKSIEELESNRNNLNDEEMIHYDILLTQSYRKLANHLYKGKLNPKNLYSDWDLSKKEPSLSDSLTNAIKNKKVATLFKNLKPQDFMYQKIKHSLTLLNLYPEDKFEKISIDKKIKLNDTVPQIVAIKKRLKYWKDYYRKDSIITEVYDDYTFEAIKNFQKRHGLKPDGVIGKGTINALNYSKEDRIQQTIANLERWKWFPNKFGEEYLIINLPDYSLNYVIEKDTVAQHTLVVGSKSRKTPVLTSKISNLVFNPTWTVPPTIIKEDLTPSATKNLNYFNRNNMSIYDSTGKKITPEEWNPELSKTYRYVQAPSYNNSLGLLKFNFPNRHSVYLHDTNHRDYFSREYKALSSGCVRVEKPLELGNEILAHEIEDWNKSEIDTLIKRKNTKIITLKHNISVLLLYWTNWSDNNKLIFREDIYNLDKNLYKALRN; translated from the coding sequence ATGAAGATAAAAATTACGCTACTAACATTTTTAATTATCACTTTTGTTTCTTGTAAAAAAGACAACTCTCCAATTGCTGTTGACAACAATGATTTAATTAAAGATGCTGAAACAAATGTAATCATACGACCAATTCCGAATGAGGTTCTTGAAACTTTAGACGATTCAATTAAATTGTATTATACTAAGCTAAATAATTTTGAAATTTGGTATGACAAAGAAAATAGAGCAGATTTAATAAACGAAATTAAGCTTTGCTCACATGAAGGTTTAGAAGCTAATGATTATAATTTTAAAAGTATAGAAGAATTAGAGTCGAATAGAAACAACCTTAATGATGAGGAAATGATTCACTATGATATCCTATTAACGCAATCGTATCGTAAACTTGCAAATCACTTATACAAAGGAAAATTAAACCCTAAAAATCTTTATAGCGATTGGGATTTATCAAAAAAAGAACCTTCTTTATCAGATAGTCTTACAAATGCAATTAAAAACAAAAAAGTTGCTACTCTATTTAAGAATTTAAAGCCGCAAGATTTTATGTACCAAAAAATTAAGCATAGCTTAACGCTACTTAATTTATATCCTGAAGATAAATTTGAAAAAATTTCTATTGATAAAAAGATTAAACTAAACGACACAGTTCCTCAGATAGTTGCAATAAAAAAAAGACTTAAATACTGGAAAGACTATTATAGAAAAGATAGTATTATTACTGAAGTTTATGATGATTATACTTTTGAAGCAATAAAAAACTTTCAAAAAAGACATGGGTTAAAACCAGATGGCGTAATTGGGAAAGGAACAATTAATGCTTTAAACTATTCTAAAGAAGACCGAATTCAGCAAACTATTGCTAATCTTGAACGATGGAAATGGTTTCCAAATAAATTTGGAGAAGAATACCTGATTATAAATTTACCTGATTATTCTTTAAACTATGTAATTGAAAAGGACACTGTTGCCCAACACACCTTGGTAGTGGGAAGTAAATCAAGAAAAACTCCTGTTTTAACTTCAAAAATTTCCAATTTAGTATTTAATCCTACATGGACAGTCCCTCCTACTATTATAAAAGAAGATTTAACTCCTTCAGCAACTAAAAACTTAAACTATTTTAATAGAAACAATATGAGTATTTATGATTCTACTGGTAAAAAAATCACTCCAGAAGAATGGAATCCTGAATTATCAAAAACATACCGTTATGTACAAGCACCAAGCTATAACAATTCATTAGGCCTTTTAAAATTTAACTTTCCAAACAGACATTCGGTATATTTACATGATACAAATCATCGTGATTATTTTAGTAGAGAGTACAAAGCATTAAGTTCGGGTTGTGTTAGAGTGGAAAAACCTTTAGAGTTAGGAAATGAAATCTTAGCCCATGAAATTGAAGATTGGAATAAATCTGAAATTGATACCTTAATAAAAAGAAAAAACACTAAAATTATAACTTTAAAGCATAACATTAGTGTTCTTCTATTATATTGGACCAATTGGTCAGATAACAATAAACTTATTTTTAGAGAAGATATATATAATCTTGATAAAAATCTTTACAAAGCTTTACGAAACTAA
- a CDS encoding murein L,D-transpeptidase catalytic domain family protein, with product MIYKVLPLFLLSLMSFESVPVIKENIKESTIEKNIITDPKLLAEKAKAEFEVKCKSFYESLSTENYSLPQFESFSRAFEGYEQLKLQGKIENEVLTIVDFSLSSSEERMWVIDMTTKQVLLQTLVAHGRNSGNDMASSFSNKAESYQSSLGFYLTGEVYQGKHGMSLRLDGQEYGINDNARDRAVVIHGADYVSESFVKTNGRLGRSQGCPAVSYKVHKELIQLIKDKSVLFIYHPSRNYVAKSKLVS from the coding sequence ATGATTTACAAAGTTTTGCCCCTGTTTTTATTGAGTTTAATGTCGTTTGAGTCGGTTCCTGTAATAAAGGAAAATATTAAGGAGTCAACTATTGAAAAGAATATAATAACTGATCCAAAACTTTTAGCTGAAAAAGCTAAAGCAGAATTTGAAGTAAAATGTAAATCTTTCTATGAGTCGTTAAGTACTGAAAATTATTCACTTCCTCAATTTGAAAGTTTTTCAAGAGCATTTGAAGGCTATGAGCAATTAAAATTACAAGGCAAAATTGAAAATGAAGTTTTAACAATTGTAGATTTTAGTTTGTCATCTAGTGAGGAAAGAATGTGGGTAATTGACATGACAACCAAGCAAGTTTTACTTCAAACGCTTGTTGCTCATGGAAGAAATTCTGGAAATGATATGGCTAGCAGTTTTTCAAATAAAGCAGAGTCTTACCAAAGCAGTTTAGGTTTTTATTTAACTGGTGAAGTTTATCAAGGAAAGCATGGTATGTCATTAAGACTAGATGGTCAAGAATATGGAATTAACGATAATGCCAGAGATAGAGCAGTAGTTATTCATGGTGCTGATTATGTTTCTGAAAGTTTCGTTAAAACAAATGGAAGATTAGGAAGAAGTCAAGGTTGTCCCGCTGTTTCCTACAAAGTACATAAAGAATTGATTCAACTAATTAAAGATAAATCAGTTTTATTTATTTATCATCCATCAAGAAATTATGTGGCTAAATCTAAATTAGTTTCGTAA
- a CDS encoding DUF5916 domain-containing protein has protein sequence MLKRLTVNILILFSLFTIEAQELNLNENSKKKLYTKKTTTTILIDGQLNEEDWSTVESATNFVMYEPDNGKAIDEKFKTDVKILYDNEAIYIGAILRDEEPDKILKEITERDNFGTSDAFGVFINGYNDGQQDFRFFVTAAGGQLDCVATDQNGEDFSLNSIWSSKVKITNDGWVVEMKIPYAALRFSQESKQTWGLNFVRELRRFRQIYTWQPVNAKIGAVIQQAGILDGIENIKTPTRLFFIPYSSGYYSVNKNDEELTGKIGLDIKYGINDAFTLDAILVPDFGQTKFDNVVLNLGPFEQQFNENRPFFTEGTDLFSKGNLLYSRRIGSVPNLPINLNENENITEFPASINLLNAVKISGRDKDGLGIGFLNAITERTTVNAYNSTTDTNREVLISPLTNYNVTVLDQRFNKNSSVTLINTNVTRDGSYRDANVTGILFDLNTKNNTFNVSGDMKMSSIYDIQNYNGYNTSLYLAETAGKVRFSTGVNYVSKEFDNNDLGINFLTNYTSWSSNANYRILNPSKLFNTFRVNLNSYFEYNNDSGRIQGSNFNINFGGNNKKNHYVGGGFNYNPFKSYDYYEARQEGKFVIYPETYGGNLYISTNYNNKFAIDINPYITNTFEKNRYNYGISISPRYRFNDRLSLIYSFDIFKQINNVGFIDQDATNIYFAKRDRDTYTNSISSKYSINSNMNFNLTVRHYWSYAENNTIHTLNNDGTLTETSIYTDNKNSDFSTWNLDLSYSWWFAPGSQISILYRNNANVFSRDIDKDFSSNFSNLLSDNLNHIFSLSIRYYIDYNQAKGWFNKG, from the coding sequence ATGCTCAAAAGACTAACAGTCAATATCTTAATCCTTTTTTCATTATTCACTATTGAAGCACAAGAACTTAATCTAAACGAGAATTCTAAGAAAAAATTATATACTAAAAAGACAACTACCACGATATTAATAGACGGACAATTAAACGAAGAAGATTGGAGCACTGTAGAATCTGCAACTAACTTCGTAATGTATGAACCTGACAATGGTAAAGCCATAGATGAAAAATTTAAAACAGATGTAAAAATACTTTATGATAATGAAGCCATCTATATTGGAGCAATTCTTAGAGATGAAGAACCTGATAAAATTCTAAAAGAAATTACAGAAAGAGACAATTTTGGAACTTCTGATGCATTTGGTGTATTTATTAATGGCTACAATGATGGCCAACAAGATTTTAGATTTTTTGTAACAGCTGCTGGCGGACAATTAGATTGTGTTGCAACTGATCAAAACGGAGAAGACTTTAGTTTAAATTCAATATGGTCTAGTAAAGTTAAAATAACTAATGATGGATGGGTTGTTGAAATGAAAATTCCATATGCGGCACTTCGTTTCTCACAGGAAAGCAAACAAACTTGGGGTTTAAATTTTGTTCGAGAATTAAGACGCTTCAGACAAATCTATACATGGCAGCCAGTAAATGCAAAAATTGGTGCTGTTATTCAACAAGCTGGAATTTTAGATGGCATCGAAAATATTAAAACACCTACTCGTCTATTTTTTATACCTTATTCGTCTGGTTATTACAGTGTAAACAAAAATGATGAAGAATTAACTGGTAAAATTGGTTTAGACATAAAATATGGAATAAATGATGCATTTACACTTGATGCAATATTAGTTCCAGATTTTGGACAAACAAAATTTGACAATGTAGTTTTAAATCTTGGCCCATTTGAACAACAGTTTAATGAAAACAGACCATTTTTTACTGAAGGAACAGATTTGTTTAGCAAAGGAAACTTACTATATTCAAGAAGAATTGGTTCTGTACCAAATTTACCAATTAATTTGAATGAAAATGAAAATATAACTGAATTTCCAGCGTCAATAAATTTATTAAATGCAGTAAAAATATCTGGCAGAGATAAAGACGGCTTAGGAATAGGCTTTTTAAATGCAATTACTGAGAGAACTACTGTTAATGCATACAATTCAACTACAGATACGAATCGAGAAGTTTTAATTTCTCCTTTGACCAACTATAATGTAACTGTTTTAGATCAGAGATTTAATAAAAACTCCTCTGTTACTTTAATAAACACAAATGTTACTCGTGATGGAAGTTATAGAGACGCAAATGTAACTGGAATTTTATTTGATTTAAATACCAAAAACAACACATTTAATGTTTCTGGCGACATGAAAATGAGTTCTATTTATGACATTCAAAATTATAATGGATATAACACCTCATTATACTTAGCTGAAACAGCTGGGAAAGTTCGATTTTCTACAGGTGTAAATTATGTTTCTAAAGAATTTGACAACAATGATTTAGGAATCAATTTTTTAACAAATTATACTTCATGGTCTAGCAATGCTAATTACAGAATTTTAAATCCAAGTAAATTGTTTAATACTTTTAGAGTAAACTTAAACTCATATTTCGAATACAATAATGACTCAGGAAGAATTCAAGGAAGTAATTTTAATATTAATTTTGGAGGAAACAACAAAAAAAACCATTATGTAGGAGGCGGATTTAATTACAATCCTTTTAAAAGTTATGATTATTATGAAGCACGACAAGAAGGTAAATTTGTTATTTATCCTGAAACCTATGGGGGAAATCTATACATTTCTACTAATTACAATAACAAATTTGCTATTGATATTAACCCTTACATAACTAACACTTTTGAAAAAAACAGGTACAATTATGGAATTTCAATTAGCCCAAGATACCGTTTCAATGATAGACTTTCATTAATTTATAGCTTTGATATCTTTAAGCAAATAAACAATGTAGGTTTTATCGATCAAGACGCAACTAATATTTATTTTGCAAAAAGAGATAGAGATACCTATACTAATTCCATATCTAGTAAATATTCTATCAATAGTAATATGAATTTTAATTTAACAGTGCGCCATTATTGGTCTTACGCAGAAAACAATACAATTCATACACTTAATAATGATGGCACATTAACGGAAACTTCAATCTATACTGACAATAAAAATTCTGATTTTAGCACATGGAATTTAGATTTGTCTTATTCTTGGTGGTTTGCTCCTGGAAGTCAAATTTCCATTTTGTACCGAAATAACGCAAATGTATTCTCACGAGATATTGATAAGGATTTTAGTTCAAATTTTTCAAACTTATTATCTGATAATCTAAATCATATATTTTCATTAAGCATAAGATATTATATAGATTACAATCAAGCTAAAGGCTGGTTTAATAAAGGTTAA